The Sulfurimonas sp. genome includes a window with the following:
- a CDS encoding ATP-binding protein → MKIKSKELVKHRSNFIEAKEDILANWISYDSPKKILLQHSIEPKSFIEIYGSGVFDYFMGVISGETEIGNCPVMKELLAYLKNREISADELFEICSHFRRSMVDFTYDAKINSKDIFDEISYLFDQNFRGILRYYTDTIFQKLTDARAKAEKATLAKDHFLSNMSHEIRTPLNAIIGFVNVLRDEELSDKHRNYLDTINTSGETLLSIINDILDFSKLRSGEFTIEPKFFSLHDEISHTLELFVASASNKNITIVSFIDPKIPGEIYADALRIKQIISNFLSNAIKFTPHGGRISVEAKCKDQMLSISVNDSGVGISEKNQKIIFSAFTQAHDKTLDFTSGTGLGLSICRQLANLMKGDVHVESKLGEGSTFYLDVPVKVESLTCTVMGGMPNIFDKKIVFYFNNEKSRYKLDSILRYFNLFDIKIDIVNNLDIAFDIAFFISEDLQDKTLKEYIINSADKKYIALMSKENSEYEGYQHIQSATFPLYCAKFKSKFLALLNPSKKHIINQRKIKSYKGKILVAEDNEANQELIKIMLSKYGLDFDIANNGLEAYDLYRENNDEYDLILMDEQMPIMDGNKSVAKILNYEKNIGLKHTPISALTANVIKGAKERGLKSGFDSFLGKPIVIKELEKVFDKYLEEDDKKQVKSKVVESSKSVEGLDTDKLMEELQLTRDELTMLLELYLKKMSTILPELAISIDKKDYKNIALQSHSIKGSSANFRIEFLQKLASEMEQKAKAKVDDYNYKGSYEDIYKYLQSIKVV, encoded by the coding sequence ATGAAGATTAAAAGTAAAGAATTAGTAAAGCATAGAAGTAATTTTATAGAAGCTAAAGAGGATATATTGGCAAATTGGATTTCATATGATTCTCCAAAAAAAATACTTCTTCAGCACTCAATTGAACCAAAAAGCTTTATAGAGATATACGGTTCTGGCGTGTTTGATTATTTTATGGGTGTTATAAGTGGTGAAACAGAGATTGGCAACTGCCCTGTAATGAAAGAACTTTTAGCTTATCTAAAAAACAGAGAAATCAGTGCAGATGAGCTTTTTGAAATATGTAGTCACTTTCGCCGTTCTATGGTTGATTTTACATATGACGCAAAGATTAATTCAAAAGATATTTTTGATGAGATCTCATATCTGTTTGATCAAAACTTTCGAGGAATACTTAGATACTATACAGATACAATCTTTCAAAAACTTACAGATGCTAGGGCAAAAGCCGAAAAAGCAACTTTGGCAAAAGATCATTTCCTCTCCAACATGTCACATGAGATACGTACACCATTAAATGCAATTATTGGTTTTGTAAATGTTCTTAGAGATGAAGAGTTGTCTGATAAACACAGAAACTATTTAGATACTATTAATACAAGTGGTGAAACACTTCTTAGTATTATTAACGATATATTGGATTTCTCAAAACTAAGAAGCGGCGAGTTTACAATAGAACCTAAGTTTTTTTCTCTTCATGATGAGATCAGCCATACACTGGAGTTGTTTGTTGCTTCAGCATCAAATAAAAATATCACAATAGTCTCTTTTATAGATCCTAAAATTCCAGGTGAAATATATGCAGATGCACTTAGAATTAAACAGATAATATCAAATTTTTTAAGTAATGCCATAAAGTTTACACCACATGGCGGTAGAATATCTGTTGAAGCTAAATGTAAAGATCAGATGCTTAGTATAAGTGTAAATGACAGCGGTGTAGGTATAAGTGAAAAAAATCAAAAGATTATTTTTTCTGCGTTTACGCAAGCACATGACAAGACATTGGATTTTACAAGCGGTACAGGACTTGGCTTATCAATATGTAGACAACTGGCAAACCTGATGAAGGGTGATGTCCATGTTGAGTCAAAACTGGGCGAGGGTAGTACATTTTATCTTGATGTGCCTGTAAAAGTAGAGAGTCTGACTTGTACGGTTATGGGTGGTATGCCAAACATATTTGATAAAAAAATTGTTTTTTATTTTAACAATGAAAAAAGCAGATACAAACTTGACTCTATACTGAGATATTTTAATTTATTTGATATAAAGATTGATATAGTTAATAATCTTGATATTGCATTTGATATTGCATTTTTTATAAGTGAAGATCTGCAAGATAAGACTCTTAAAGAGTATATTATAAATTCAGCAGATAAAAAATATATAGCTTTAATGAGTAAAGAAAACAGTGAATATGAAGGGTATCAGCATATACAGTCAGCTACTTTCCCTCTATATTGTGCAAAGTTTAAATCTAAGTTTCTGGCACTGTTAAATCCTAGCAAGAAACATATAATAAACCAGCGTAAAATAAAGAGCTATAAAGGGAAAATACTGGTTGCTGAAGATAATGAAGCAAACCAAGAACTGATAAAAATAATGTTGTCAAAATACGGTCTAGATTTTGATATAGCAAACAACGGTTTAGAAGCATATGATCTATATAGGGAAAATAACGATGAGTATGATCTTATACTTATGGATGAGCAGATGCCTATAATGGACGGGAATAAGTCTGTTGCAAAGATACTAAACTATGAAAAAAATATAGGATTAAAACATACTCCGATTTCAGCACTTACTGCTAACGTGATCAAAGGGGCTAAAGAGCGTGGTCTTAAAAGCGGATTTGATTCATTTTTAGGAAAACCTATAGTTATAAAAGAGCTTGAAAAAGTTTTTGACAAATATCTTGAAGAAGATGATAAAAAACAAGTAAAAAGTAAAGTTGTAGAATCTAGTAAAAGTGTAGAAGGTCTTGATACGGACAAGCTTATGGAAGAGCTGCAACTAACAAGAGATGAACTTACAATGCTTCTTGAGTTGTATCTAAAAAAGATGTCAACTATTTTACCAGAACTTGCAATTTCAATAGATAAAAAAGATTATAAAAATATAGCTTTACAATCTCATAGTATCAAAGGATCAAGTGCAAACTTTAGAATAGAGTTCTTACAAAAGTTAGCAAGTGAAATGGAACAAAAAGCAAAAGCAAAAGTAGATGATTATAACTATAAAGGATCTTATGAAGATATTTATAAATATCTTCAAAGTATTAAAGTAGTTTAG
- a CDS encoding response regulator, which translates to MTQPVDIIIVEDDEITALNLSMSLQKHGYNVVAVCSNVTDAKNKISTNIPNLAIIDISLQDISDGIELATFIKQQYNIPFIYLTSHSDDDIISQAKITEPYGYIVKPFDPSSLHATIQMALFKFDVENSRKDDLSSLKMDKLNLEKLLYSKRASDEPIVPFGSDYHLDISICETFYKGKKIKLTKKENAFLRLLVAQLGQVVTFEQARDYVWDESGATENSVRTLVWRLRNKLETDIIKNASGIGYFIEE; encoded by the coding sequence ATGACACAACCAGTAGATATTATTATTGTTGAAGACGACGAGATAACAGCCTTAAATCTCAGTATGTCGTTACAAAAACACGGTTATAACGTGGTAGCAGTTTGTTCTAACGTAACAGATGCAAAAAATAAAATTTCTACTAATATACCAAATTTAGCAATTATTGACATATCTCTCCAAGATATATCCGATGGGATTGAGTTAGCTACGTTTATTAAACAACAATATAATATTCCATTTATATACCTAACATCTCACAGCGATGATGATATTATATCTCAAGCTAAAATCACAGAACCTTACGGATATATCGTAAAACCGTTTGATCCAAGCTCACTTCATGCGACTATTCAGATGGCTTTATTTAAATTTGATGTTGAAAATTCTAGAAAAGATGATCTAAGCTCACTTAAAATGGATAAGCTAAATCTTGAAAAACTTTTATATTCTAAAAGAGCTTCAGATGAACCTATTGTTCCTTTTGGAAGTGATTATCATCTTGATATATCTATATGTGAAACTTTTTACAAGGGTAAAAAGATCAAACTGACAAAAAAAGAGAATGCTTTTTTACGTCTACTTGTAGCTCAACTTGGTCAGGTTGTTACGTTTGAGCAAGCAAGAGATTATGTTTGGGATGAGAGCGGAGCAACTGAAAACAGTGTGAGAACACTGGTATGGAGACTTAGAAACAAACTTGAGACAGATATTATAAAAAATGCCTCAGGTATAGGTTATTTTATAGAAGAATAA
- the pepN gene encoding aminopeptidase N produces MVKTIYLKDYKKPYYKVKSLDLTFELEEEFTTVTNVMQIKSQEIDPAFTLKLDSIDLELLEIYINDLKIDDTRYSYKDEVLSVNNVPAEFTLKIKNKIYPQNNTELEGLYKSGSIFCTQNEPEGFRRITPYIDRPDVMSVYTTTVIADKKRYPVLLANGNKKTTSDLGDKHSVTWFDPHPKPSYLFALVAGDLGSITDSFTTMGKKEIELNIYCDLGNESKCYHAMKSLKDAMLWDEQKYGREYDLDIYNIVAVDSFNMGAMENKGLNIFNSHYVLANEELATDRDFMGIQSVIAHEYFHNWTGNRITCRDWFQLTLKEGLTVFRDQCFSADLNSKEVQRIEDVKALRDRQFVEDASPTSHPIQPESYISMNNFYTATVYEKGAEVIRMIHTLLGEKNYRKATDLYFQSFDGQAVTTKDFLWAMSEASEVDLTQFERWYHQNGTPRLLVSEKYENGTYTLRLTQVIPNTLDGKAQKAYYFPLKIALLEESGRESLEEIIIVSKEFEEFTWKLPSKPILSINRDFSAPVIIKQEKNDYPFLSRHDSNSFVKYESMQSYAIETLEDMMNAKEINEDFVKTYGFILDAKLDLSFKALVLELPSISTLMQRQEVVDFEPLYEVREKLKKHLASVYRDKLIVLYKQNHQPKNDAIDSQSMGERAIKNRVLKMLSALEDVEITALAYDQYENSVTMTDKIIALDILENTTQKESAIALADFYSKYKKDTLVMNKYFAILSASERAGTLDRVMALQNDEAYDEKVPNLVRSLIGVFARNYKHFHAKDGLGYKFVADKILEIDKINAQMASALAGAFKIYEKMNDTNKALIKTELERIVSVESLSKNSYEIISKILKK; encoded by the coding sequence ATGGTAAAAACAATATATTTAAAAGATTATAAAAAACCTTACTACAAAGTGAAGAGTTTAGATTTAACGTTTGAACTTGAAGAGGAATTTACTACGGTTACGAATGTTATGCAGATTAAATCTCAGGAAATTGATCCTGCATTTACATTAAAGCTTGACAGTATCGATCTAGAACTATTGGAAATATATATAAATGATTTAAAAATAGATGATACTAGATACAGCTATAAAGATGAAGTATTGAGTGTAAATAATGTCCCTGCTGAGTTTACGTTAAAGATAAAAAATAAAATATATCCGCAAAACAATACAGAATTGGAAGGTTTGTATAAGTCAGGTTCAATTTTTTGTACTCAAAATGAACCTGAAGGTTTTAGAAGAATTACCCCGTATATAGACAGGCCTGACGTTATGTCTGTGTATACGACAACTGTTATAGCGGACAAAAAAAGATACCCTGTACTATTAGCAAACGGAAATAAAAAAACTACTAGTGATTTAGGTGATAAACATAGTGTTACATGGTTTGATCCTCATCCTAAACCATCGTATCTTTTTGCATTGGTTGCCGGTGATTTAGGTTCCATAACAGATAGTTTTACAACTATGGGTAAAAAAGAGATCGAGTTAAATATATATTGTGATCTTGGAAACGAATCAAAATGTTACCACGCTATGAAATCACTTAAAGATGCAATGCTATGGGATGAGCAAAAGTATGGTCGTGAGTATGATCTGGATATCTACAATATAGTGGCGGTTGACAGTTTTAATATGGGTGCAATGGAGAACAAGGGGCTTAATATTTTTAATTCCCATTATGTTTTAGCAAATGAAGAACTTGCAACCGACAGGGACTTTATGGGTATTCAAAGTGTAATTGCACATGAGTATTTTCATAATTGGACAGGTAATAGGATTACGTGTCGCGATTGGTTCCAACTGACTCTAAAAGAGGGTCTTACTGTTTTTCGTGATCAGTGTTTTTCTGCTGATCTAAACTCTAAAGAGGTTCAGCGTATAGAAGATGTAAAAGCTCTGCGTGATCGTCAGTTTGTTGAAGATGCATCACCAACATCACACCCGATTCAGCCCGAGTCATATATATCTATGAATAACTTCTACACCGCAACCGTATACGAAAAAGGTGCTGAGGTTATCCGTATGATTCACACTCTTTTGGGAGAAAAAAACTACAGAAAAGCAACCGATCTGTATTTTCAAAGTTTTGATGGTCAGGCTGTAACTACAAAAGATTTTTTATGGGCAATGAGTGAAGCAAGCGAAGTTGACCTGACACAATTTGAGAGATGGTACCACCAAAACGGAACACCTAGGTTACTGGTAAGTGAAAAATATGAGAATGGTACTTATACACTTCGTTTAACTCAGGTAATTCCAAATACGCTAGATGGAAAAGCTCAAAAAGCTTACTATTTTCCTCTGAAAATAGCACTATTAGAAGAATCTGGCAGGGAAAGTTTAGAGGAGATAATAATAGTTTCAAAAGAGTTTGAAGAGTTCACTTGGAAACTTCCTTCTAAGCCTATTTTATCGATCAACCGTGACTTTTCAGCACCTGTAATTATCAAACAGGAAAAAAATGATTACCCATTTTTAAGCAGACACGACTCAAACTCTTTTGTGAAATATGAGTCTATGCAGTCATATGCTATTGAGACACTTGAGGATATGATGAATGCAAAAGAGATAAATGAAGATTTTGTAAAAACTTACGGGTTTATTTTAGATGCAAAGCTGGATCTGTCATTTAAAGCACTTGTACTTGAACTGCCTTCTATATCTACGCTTATGCAAAGACAAGAGGTGGTTGATTTTGAACCGCTGTATGAGGTAAGAGAAAAACTGAAAAAACATCTTGCTAGTGTATATAGAGATAAACTTATCGTACTGTACAAACAAAACCATCAACCTAAAAATGACGCAATTGATTCACAGAGTATGGGTGAGCGCGCAATTAAAAATAGGGTTTTAAAAATGTTGAGTGCTCTTGAAGATGTGGAAATTACAGCTTTAGCTTATGATCAATATGAAAACTCTGTAACGATGACTGATAAAATAATAGCCTTGGATATACTTGAAAATACGACACAAAAAGAGAGTGCAATCGCTTTAGCAGATTTTTATTCAAAATATAAAAAAGACACACTCGTAATGAATAAATATTTTGCAATACTATCGGCATCTGAGAGAGCTGGTACTCTAGATCGTGTTATGGCTCTTCAAAACGATGAGGCTTATGATGAAAAAGTACCAAATCTTGTACGTTCACTAATTGGAGTATTTGCAAGAAACTATAAACACTTCCATGCAAAAGACGGACTAGGGTATAAATTTGTTGCAGATAAAATTTTAGAGATAGATAAAATCAATGCTCAAATGGCCTCAGCGTTAGCAGGTGCATTTAAAATATATGAGAAGATGAATGATACCAATAAAGCCCTCATAAAAACTGAACTCGAAAGAATTGTTAGTGTTGAATCACTTTCTAAAAACTCGTATGAGATCATAAGTAAAATATTAAAAAAATAG
- a CDS encoding diguanylate cyclase domain-containing protein yields the protein MFSFSKIKNIVLVIIITLITPIILGTVLNSIVSERFISIPLHSVIETSGGIIAIVISMIFYVKSSKEHILNHFNFSTTALLAMGIIDIFHASVMPGKMFVWLHSTAVFFGGLFFISVWLKNVQVSRKVYISIPVLFIVFPIIFSLLSIYFHELIPPMLNDDNSFTTAANFLNIIGGIGFFIASVKFISNYMKTNNLDELLFAGHTMLFGIAGVLFLSSVVWDAQWWLWHILRLLAYIIAFYFLYKEYKDEIEIVEKTNVELEIANDKIVEYLDIVDKNVITSTTDTKGVIIKASQAFCDISGYSKDELIGKHHNIVRHPDMPKELYKELWSYIKNGKQWSGEILNRRKNGSSYWVETTITPQYDKNNNLISFTSIRHDITDKKNIEILSITDELTNLYNRRFFNKTIEKEINRARRDGKFLSFMILDVDHFKLYNDTYGHIYGDTVLKKIGEVLSTNTKRTSDYAFRLGGEEFGIIFSGVNKECSFEFAKKIIKEIEELKIPHEKNSASKYVTASAGLIVKKDESLKDSDNIYASADQLLYEAKESGRNKVII from the coding sequence GTGTTTAGTTTTAGTAAAATAAAAAATATTGTACTAGTAATTATAATTACATTAATAACGCCTATTATTTTAGGTACTGTTCTAAACTCAATTGTATCTGAACGTTTTATAAGTATACCTCTACACTCTGTAATAGAAACTTCAGGTGGGATCATAGCGATTGTAATATCTATGATCTTTTATGTAAAATCATCTAAAGAGCATATATTAAACCACTTCAACTTTTCAACTACGGCACTTTTAGCTATGGGAATCATAGATATATTTCATGCTTCTGTAATGCCTGGTAAAATGTTTGTATGGCTGCATTCTACCGCCGTGTTTTTTGGTGGTCTGTTTTTTATAAGTGTATGGCTTAAAAATGTACAAGTATCAAGAAAAGTATATATATCTATACCTGTTTTATTCATAGTATTTCCCATAATATTTTCTCTATTATCAATATATTTTCATGAGCTGATTCCACCAATGCTTAATGATGACAACTCGTTCACAACAGCAGCAAATTTTCTAAATATCATTGGCGGAATAGGTTTTTTTATAGCATCTGTAAAGTTTATATCCAACTACATGAAAACAAACAACTTGGATGAACTGCTATTTGCGGGACATACTATGCTGTTTGGCATTGCAGGTGTTTTATTTTTATCTTCTGTAGTATGGGATGCTCAATGGTGGTTATGGCATATTTTAAGATTATTAGCATATATAATCGCATTTTACTTTTTATATAAAGAGTATAAAGATGAGATAGAAATAGTAGAAAAAACAAATGTAGAGCTAGAAATTGCAAATGATAAAATCGTAGAATATCTTGATATTGTTGATAAAAATGTAATTACCTCAACTACCGATACTAAAGGTGTTATTATAAAAGCTAGTCAGGCATTTTGTGATATAAGCGGATATTCCAAAGATGAACTTATTGGAAAACATCACAATATAGTAAGACATCCTGATATGCCTAAAGAGTTGTATAAAGAGCTATGGAGTTATATAAAAAATGGTAAGCAATGGTCTGGGGAGATCTTGAACAGAAGAAAAAACGGAAGTTCATATTGGGTAGAGACAACAATCACACCTCAGTATGATAAGAATAACAATCTTATCAGTTTTACTTCTATTAGACATGATATTACCGATAAAAAAAATATTGAGATCTTGTCAATCACTGATGAACTAACCAACCTATATAATAGAAGATTCTTTAATAAAACAATAGAAAAAGAGATAAACAGAGCCAGACGTGACGGCAAGTTTTTAAGTTTTATGATTTTGGATGTAGATCACTTCAAACTATACAATGACACATATGGTCATATATATGGAGATACCGTACTCAAAAAAATAGGTGAAGTTTTATCTACAAATACAAAAAGAACAAGTGACTATGCTTTTAGACTAGGTGGAGAAGAATTTGGAATAATTTTTTCAGGTGTAAATAAAGAGTGTTCATTTGAATTTGCCAAAAAAATAATAAAAGAGATAGAGGAACTTAAAATACCACATGAAAAAAATTCTGCTAGCAAATATGTTACTGCTTCTGCGGGATTAATTGTTAAAAAAGATGAGTCACTAAAAGATTCTGATAACATATATGCATCCGCTGATCAGCTACTATATGAAGCTAAAGAGAGTGGTAGAAACAAAGTTATTATATAA